In Drosophila santomea strain STO CAGO 1482 chromosome 2L, Prin_Dsan_1.1, whole genome shotgun sequence, a single window of DNA contains:
- the LOC120458464 gene encoding hydroxymethylglutaryl-CoA lyase, mitochondrial translates to MRIAPIRSILALTTKRTAVTSAANQVRIVEVGPRDGLQNEPKLLPAATKIELINQLSETGLRTIEATSFVSAKWVPQMGDNAEVLRGIRKVPGISYPVLTPNLKGFESALEAGAEEVAVFGAASDAFSLKNVNCTAAEAIERFKPVLKAAQKNGVRVRGYVSTVVGCPYEGAVAPSAVVKVVEALYQMGCYEISLGDTIGVGTPGTMRRMLDEVTKVVPAKDLAVHCHDTYGQALSNILVSLDYGIRVVDTSVSGLGGCPYAKGASGNAATEDVVYLLHGMGLDTGVNLDKLIQVGRYICSELGRPSESKVNRAWKGPQARVQ, encoded by the exons ATGAGAATTGCACCGATTCGCTCTATCCTTGCGCTTACAACAAAG CGCACGGCGGTCACAAGCGCGGCCAACCAGGTGCGAATTGTGGAAGTGGGTCCACGGGATGGACTTCAAAACGAGCCCAAACTGCTGCCGGCGGCCACCAAGATCGAGCTGATCAACCAATTGTCCGAAACGGGACTGCGGACCATAGAAGCCACCAGTTTTGTGAGCGCCAAATGGGTGCCACAGATGGGCGACAATGCTGAAGTCCTTAGAGGAATCCGCAAAGTGCCTGGGATAAGCTATCCGGTGCTCACGCCAAACCTAAAGGGATTCGAGAGTGCCCTGGAGGCGGGAGCCGAGGAGGTGGCAGTCTTTGGAGCCGCATCTGATGCATTTTCGCTGAAGAACGTTAATTGCACCGCAGCTGAAGCCATCGAACGCTTTAAGCCTGTGCTGAAGGCTGCCCAGAAGAATGGAGTGCGTGTCCGCGGCTATGTTTCCACTGTGGTTGGCTGCCCGTACGAGGGTGCCGTGGCGCCGAGTGCCGTCGTCAAAGTGGTGGAAGCCCTGTACCAAATGGGCTGCTATGAAATATCATTGGGCGACACCATTGGTGTGGGCACGCCAGGCACAATGCGCCGAATGCTGGATGAGGTGACCAAGGTCGTTCCGGCTAAAGATCTGGCCGTGCACTGCCACGACACCTATGGCCAGGCCCTGAGCAACATACTGGTCTCCCTGGACTATGGCATTCGGGTGGTGGACACTTCAGTTTCTGGCCTGGGCGGATGTCCTTATGCCAAGGGGGCGTCAGGAAACGCGGCCACCGAGGATGTGGTCTACTTGCTGCACGGCATGGGCCTTGATACAGGCGTCAACCTAGACAAACTTATCCAAGTGGGTCGGTACATCTGTAGTGAACTGGGCAGACCCTCAGAATCTAAGGTTAATCGCGCGTGGAAGGGACCGCAGGCTCGAGTTCAGTAA
- the LOC120444723 gene encoding ZZ-type zinc finger-containing protein 3, producing MDLADVSTEDEDVFHFETEHLALRGNQCYANLLRTLAVLQAQRIRVHQQIDELEATQNIYLENPQQMLDKLRNNEPLISDNYITTAVLPDLPTLSPNDEERAPNETPTYASSWTQETNKNRDRSNGRSENFNRLWTNEEQRRLEQLLIQYPPEEVEMRRFAKIAKELGNRTAQQVFSRVQKYFQKLHDAGMPVPGRIPKHRRPGLSKPKINLRKSTFFPAQNISLQMPEDDFTFDDLRVPSPASDMLLMPATSQVKIEPKTESEYMDADLNAEAKRKQELCLKLLSAIQDEKREIEDGYEPDFLAAKCAECEEASVTRTQWRCNSCYCHLNLCGDCLASQLIEGRFEHLSHEVVVDQES from the coding sequence aTGGACCTAGCAGATGTCTCTACAGAAGATGAGGATGTCTTCCATTTTGAGACCGAGCACCTGGCGCTACGTGGCAACCAGTGCTATGCCAATCTGCTGCGCACTTTGGCCGTGCTCCAGGCACAAAGGATTCGGGTGCATCAGCAGATTGATGAACTGGAAGCCACCCAAAATATATACTTGGAGAATCCGCAGCAGATGCTGGACAAACTGCGGAACAACGAGCCCTTGATATCGGATAACTACATCACCACGGCCGTTTTACCGGACTTGCCAACTTTGTCGCCCAATGACGAGGAAAGGGCACCAAATGAGACACCAACGTATGCGTCCTCGTGGACGCAAGAGACGAACAAGAATCGGGACAGGAGCAATGGGCGATCGGAGAACTTCAATCGTTTGTGGACCAACGAAGAGCAACGTCGCTTGGAACAGCTGCTCATCCAGTATCCCCCAGAGGAAGTGGAAATGCGCAGATTCGCCAAAATAGCAAAGGAATTGGGCAACAGAACGGCACAGCAGGTGTTCAGCCGTGTCCAGAAGTATTTCCAGAAGCTGCACGATGCTGGCATGCCGGTGCCCGGCCGCATACCTAAGCATCGCCGTCCGGGCTTGAGTAAGCCGAAGATAAACCTTCGCAAGTCAACATTCTTTCCCGCTCAGAATATATCGCTACAAATGCCAGAGGACGATTTCACATTTGATGACCTGCGAGTCCCATCGCCTGCGAGCGATATGCTTCTTATGCCAGCAACCTCACAAGTCAAGATCGAACCAAAGACCGAATCCGAATACATGGATGCCGATCTGAATGCGGAGGCCAAGCGAAAGCAGGAACTATGCCTTAAGCTTCTATCAGCCATTCAGGACGAGAAACGGGAGATCGAGGACGGGTATGAGCCAGACTTCCTGGCAGCCAAGTGTGCCGAGTGCGAAGAGGCATCTGTGACCCGGACACAATGGCGTTGTAACAGTTGTTATTGTCACCTGAATCTGTGCGGAGATTGCCTGGCCAGTCAGCTTATCGAAGGGCGATTCGAGCACTTGAGTCATGAAGTTGTAGTGGACCAAGAGTCATGA
- the LOC120458473 gene encoding uncharacterized protein LOC120458473 isoform X1 codes for MTSLECVFVAGLLHVMQFLALYSKCSNIPNIPQIPSLIVGLAAMDLIWDNCFVPRALYVMPSLIRRIYEVAVAYMLLKIAVQGFWKTVEEFCVILMSVIVLGTGLVSKTTYRNYESYWVGSLTVPLSLLILAFAGHATDHFHVFHNGIFHVQQRVELRWKETLRYITRNPGRKLARIVPILEMHKDLARGQRRRRTTFVG; via the coding sequence ATGACCAGCTTGGAGTGCGTTTTCGTTGCTGGTTTACTCCACGTGATGCAGTTCCTGGCGCTATATTCCAAATGTTCGAATATTCCGAATATTCCGCAGATACCCTCGCTGATTGTGGGTCTGGCTGCAATGGATCTCATATGGGACAACTGCTTCGTTCCCCGGGCACTTTATGTTATGCCGTCACTGATCAGGCGGATCTACgaagtggcagtggcataCATGCTCCTGAAGATAGCCGTCCAGGGGTTCTGGAAGACAGTGGAGGAGTTCTGCGTCATACTGATGAGCGTCATAGTGCTCGGAACGGGCCTCGTCTCGAAGACCACCTATAGAAACTACGAGAGCTACTGGGTGGGCAGCCTTACCGTTCCGCTGTCCCTCCTCATCCTGGCATTCGCCGGCCACGCCACCGACCACTTCCATGTGTTCCACAATGGCATCTTCCATGTGCAGCAGAGGGTTGAGCTGCGCTGGAAGGAGACCCTGAGGTATATCACTCGCAATCCGGGCAGGAAGCTGGCCCGCATCGTGCCGATTCTTGAGATGCACAAGGATCTGGCGCGCGGACAGCGTCGTCGCAGGACGACCTTCGTGGGTTAA
- the LOC120458418 gene encoding uncharacterized protein LOC120458418 isoform X1, giving the protein MSGLKKFQNTEEWRQKLRQFLMTERLPKKPVKMDESNVMRYSLEIDEDLKRPLEERAKNVVGVDPVSQATVNLGEDTMYEASALDHLDDADDSFSVFERMCDKTGSDPDSTLFQYLHSEDRSQVMSRAKDRSTDDQKEIDALRRMLEAVGTEDDLLENESPVKGAECTQLEDVEAPSRFWDNTLAGIDESPSGSGQTPKSLTKVSPVKMVGLLRPSTIIEDSELESSDVSSHTSFQSARTLKTNASSCYETATDSSLSGTLLNVDELFYAAIAKAKPPGMSKGEELELLSDLHGSLRELASLPQDEVEDEEDDVEDTIIELSSSDDDEVQLVSDVKQEDTSSVSSIHVKDPIEQELAEESVENKENSLHFNDTMEEMQYMMQKGMEYMAGGAPPAVAVNPDSPLLAKQSTFVVSPKSQPKSPAVAFLKPSLPLRSSNKPQTVVASPSKGKKLTKVDLPMDWTKKKFFSATSGIPQRRQHQIKQPYANIVSPIRTYTQKSGTAPLMSTFRPTSTDMLSTLAISELEQESRLCHPKRLFAAKDGTSESSEVDSLKIMGIDSTAHLLPKKAYISSEIKHVVDERTPVPMPKVPQIQKYLNSAVEPTVMRHDGKMKMPGELARNPSSSHIPRRANHSLADLSLASGDVSLYTIRDAQKF; this is encoded by the exons ATGTCTGGCCTCAAGAAATTCCAAAACACTGAGGAATGGCGTCAGAAACTCCGTCAGTTTCTAATGACCGAGCG CTTGCCGAAAAAGCCCGTAAAAATGGACGAATCGAACGTCATGCGCTACAGTTTGGAGATCGACGAGGATCTGAAGAGACCCTTGGAGGAGCGGGCCAAGAATGTTGTGGGCGTTGATCCTGTTAGCCAAGCGACTGTCAATCTCGGCGAGGATACCATGTACGAGGCGAGTGCCTTAGATCACTTGGATGATGCCGACGATAGCTTCAGTGTCTTCGAGCGAATGTGCGACAAGACGGGCTCCGATCCGGACAGCACTCTTTTCCAATACCTGCACAGCGAGGACCGAAGCCAGGTGATGTCCAGGGCCAAGGATCGCAGCACCGACGATCAGAAGGAGATCGATGCACTGCGTCGCATGCTAGAGGCGGTGGGCACAGAAGACGATCTACTGGAGAACGAAAGTCCCGTCAAGGGGGCGGAGTGCACCCAGTTGGAGGACGTTGAGGCGCCGTCGCGCTTCTGGGATAACACCCTAGCCGGAATCGATGAGTCCCCGTCTGGCTCTGGACAGACTCCAAAGTCTTTGACCAAGGTTTCGCCGGTCAAAATGGTGGGCCTGCTTCGCCCCTCGACCATCATCGAGGACAGCGAACTGGAATCGTCGGATGTGTCTTCCCATACAAGCTTCCAAAGTGCTCGCACACTGAAGACAAATGCATCTAGTTGTTACGAAACAGCCACGGATAGTTCTCTCAGTGGAACACTACTTAACGTCGATGAATTGTTTTACGCCGCAATTGCCAAGGCCAAGCCACCTGGAATGTCCAAGGGAGAAGAGCTGGAGCTATTAAGCGATCTTCATGGCAGTCTAAGAGAGCTTGCCTCACTTCCGCAGGACGAAGTGGAGGATGAAGAGGACGATGTAGAAGATACAATAATCGAGCTATCATCTTCTGACGATGACGAAGTGCAGTTAGTTTCAGATGTAAAACAAGAAGACACGTCCAGTGTATCCTCAATCCACGTTAAAGATCCCATTGAGCAGGAGCTAGCGGAGGAGAGCGTTGAAAATAAGGAAAACTCCTTGCATTTCAATGATACCATGGAAGAAATGCAGTATATGATGCAAAAGGGTATGGAGTACATGGCAGGTGGGGCACCACCAGCCGTCGCAGTCAATCCTGATAGCCCTTTGCTGGCCAAACAAAGCACGTTCGTGGTTTCACCGAAGTCTCAACCAAAATCACCGGCTGTAGCTTTTTTGAAGCCATCATTACCGCTACGGTCCTCTAACAAGCCACAAACCGTTGTAGCATCGCCCAGCAAGGGTAAGAAGCTGACCAAAGTCGACCTACCCATGGACTGGACCAAAAAGAAATTCTTCAGTGCAACCTCTGGTATTCCCCAACGTCGCCAACATCAGATAAAGCAGCCCTACGCAAACATTGTTAGTCCTATACGCACCTACACCCAGAAGTCAGGTACTGCCCCGCTTATGAGTACATTCCGTCCAACCAGTACTGATATGCTGTCTACATTGGCCATCAGTGAATTGGAGCAGGAGTCTCGCTTATGTCATCCCAAACGGCTTTTTGCAGCAAAGGATGGAACATCGGAGTCGAGTGAAGTGGATTCTCTAAAGATCATGGGAATCGATTCAACCGCTCACCTTCTTCCAAAAAAGGCTTACATATCTTCGGAAATCAAGCAT GTGGTGGATGAACGAACTCCTGTTCCCATGCCAAAGGTGCCTCAAATTCAAAAATACCTCAACTCCGCCGTGGAGCCCACTGTAATGCGCCATGatggcaaaatgaaaatgcccGGCGAGTTAGCCCGCAACCCGTCTTCGTCGCACATCCCACGTCGCGCCAATCACAGCCTGGCTGATCTGTCGCTCGCCTCGGGCGACGTGTCCTTATATACAATAAGAGATGCCCAAAAGTTTTAA
- the LOC120458418 gene encoding uncharacterized protein LOC120458418 isoform X2, translated as MDESNVMRYSLEIDEDLKRPLEERAKNVVGVDPVSQATVNLGEDTMYEASALDHLDDADDSFSVFERMCDKTGSDPDSTLFQYLHSEDRSQVMSRAKDRSTDDQKEIDALRRMLEAVGTEDDLLENESPVKGAECTQLEDVEAPSRFWDNTLAGIDESPSGSGQTPKSLTKVSPVKMVGLLRPSTIIEDSELESSDVSSHTSFQSARTLKTNASSCYETATDSSLSGTLLNVDELFYAAIAKAKPPGMSKGEELELLSDLHGSLRELASLPQDEVEDEEDDVEDTIIELSSSDDDEVQLVSDVKQEDTSSVSSIHVKDPIEQELAEESVENKENSLHFNDTMEEMQYMMQKGMEYMAGGAPPAVAVNPDSPLLAKQSTFVVSPKSQPKSPAVAFLKPSLPLRSSNKPQTVVASPSKGKKLTKVDLPMDWTKKKFFSATSGIPQRRQHQIKQPYANIVSPIRTYTQKSGTAPLMSTFRPTSTDMLSTLAISELEQESRLCHPKRLFAAKDGTSESSEVDSLKIMGIDSTAHLLPKKAYISSEIKHVVDERTPVPMPKVPQIQKYLNSAVEPTVMRHDGKMKMPGELARNPSSSHIPRRANHSLADLSLASGDVSLYTIRDAQKF; from the exons ATGGACGAATCGAACGTCATGCGCTACAGTTTGGAGATCGACGAGGATCTGAAGAGACCCTTGGAGGAGCGGGCCAAGAATGTTGTGGGCGTTGATCCTGTTAGCCAAGCGACTGTCAATCTCGGCGAGGATACCATGTACGAGGCGAGTGCCTTAGATCACTTGGATGATGCCGACGATAGCTTCAGTGTCTTCGAGCGAATGTGCGACAAGACGGGCTCCGATCCGGACAGCACTCTTTTCCAATACCTGCACAGCGAGGACCGAAGCCAGGTGATGTCCAGGGCCAAGGATCGCAGCACCGACGATCAGAAGGAGATCGATGCACTGCGTCGCATGCTAGAGGCGGTGGGCACAGAAGACGATCTACTGGAGAACGAAAGTCCCGTCAAGGGGGCGGAGTGCACCCAGTTGGAGGACGTTGAGGCGCCGTCGCGCTTCTGGGATAACACCCTAGCCGGAATCGATGAGTCCCCGTCTGGCTCTGGACAGACTCCAAAGTCTTTGACCAAGGTTTCGCCGGTCAAAATGGTGGGCCTGCTTCGCCCCTCGACCATCATCGAGGACAGCGAACTGGAATCGTCGGATGTGTCTTCCCATACAAGCTTCCAAAGTGCTCGCACACTGAAGACAAATGCATCTAGTTGTTACGAAACAGCCACGGATAGTTCTCTCAGTGGAACACTACTTAACGTCGATGAATTGTTTTACGCCGCAATTGCCAAGGCCAAGCCACCTGGAATGTCCAAGGGAGAAGAGCTGGAGCTATTAAGCGATCTTCATGGCAGTCTAAGAGAGCTTGCCTCACTTCCGCAGGACGAAGTGGAGGATGAAGAGGACGATGTAGAAGATACAATAATCGAGCTATCATCTTCTGACGATGACGAAGTGCAGTTAGTTTCAGATGTAAAACAAGAAGACACGTCCAGTGTATCCTCAATCCACGTTAAAGATCCCATTGAGCAGGAGCTAGCGGAGGAGAGCGTTGAAAATAAGGAAAACTCCTTGCATTTCAATGATACCATGGAAGAAATGCAGTATATGATGCAAAAGGGTATGGAGTACATGGCAGGTGGGGCACCACCAGCCGTCGCAGTCAATCCTGATAGCCCTTTGCTGGCCAAACAAAGCACGTTCGTGGTTTCACCGAAGTCTCAACCAAAATCACCGGCTGTAGCTTTTTTGAAGCCATCATTACCGCTACGGTCCTCTAACAAGCCACAAACCGTTGTAGCATCGCCCAGCAAGGGTAAGAAGCTGACCAAAGTCGACCTACCCATGGACTGGACCAAAAAGAAATTCTTCAGTGCAACCTCTGGTATTCCCCAACGTCGCCAACATCAGATAAAGCAGCCCTACGCAAACATTGTTAGTCCTATACGCACCTACACCCAGAAGTCAGGTACTGCCCCGCTTATGAGTACATTCCGTCCAACCAGTACTGATATGCTGTCTACATTGGCCATCAGTGAATTGGAGCAGGAGTCTCGCTTATGTCATCCCAAACGGCTTTTTGCAGCAAAGGATGGAACATCGGAGTCGAGTGAAGTGGATTCTCTAAAGATCATGGGAATCGATTCAACCGCTCACCTTCTTCCAAAAAAGGCTTACATATCTTCGGAAATCAAGCAT GTGGTGGATGAACGAACTCCTGTTCCCATGCCAAAGGTGCCTCAAATTCAAAAATACCTCAACTCCGCCGTGGAGCCCACTGTAATGCGCCATGatggcaaaatgaaaatgcccGGCGAGTTAGCCCGCAACCCGTCTTCGTCGCACATCCCACGTCGCGCCAATCACAGCCTGGCTGATCTGTCGCTCGCCTCGGGCGACGTGTCCTTATATACAATAAGAGATGCCCAAAAGTTTTAA
- the LOC120458487 gene encoding small ubiquitin-related modifier 3, translated as MSDEKKGGETEHINLKVLGQDNAVVQFKIKKHTPLRKLMNAYCDRAGLSMQVVRFRFDGQPINENDTPTSLEMEEGDTIEVYQQQTGGAL; from the coding sequence ATGTCTGACGAAAAGAAAGGCGGTGAGACAGAGCACATCAACCTGAAGGTCCTCGGCCAGGATAACGCCGTCGTCCAGTTCAAGATCAAGAAGCACACACCCTTGAGGAAGCTGATGAACGCTTACTGCGACCGTGCCGGACTCTCCATGCAGGTGGTGCGCTTCCGCTTCGACGGACAGCCCATCAACGAGAACGACACCCCGACCTCGCTGGAGATGGAGGAGGGCGACACCATCGAGGTTTACCAGCAGCAGACCGGCGGCGCTCTATAA
- the LOC120458473 gene encoding uncharacterized protein LOC120458473 isoform X2 produces the protein MTSLECVFVAGLLHIPSLIVGLAAMDLIWDNCFVPRALYVMPSLIRRIYEVAVAYMLLKIAVQGFWKTVEEFCVILMSVIVLGTGLVSKTTYRNYESYWVGSLTVPLSLLILAFAGHATDHFHVFHNGIFHVQQRVELRWKETLRYITRNPGRKLARIVPILEMHKDLARGQRRRRTTFVG, from the exons ATGACCAGCTTGGAGTGCGTTTTCGTTGCTGGTTTACTCCAC ATACCCTCGCTGATTGTGGGTCTGGCTGCAATGGATCTCATATGGGACAACTGCTTCGTTCCCCGGGCACTTTATGTTATGCCGTCACTGATCAGGCGGATCTACgaagtggcagtggcataCATGCTCCTGAAGATAGCCGTCCAGGGGTTCTGGAAGACAGTGGAGGAGTTCTGCGTCATACTGATGAGCGTCATAGTGCTCGGAACGGGCCTCGTCTCGAAGACCACCTATAGAAACTACGAGAGCTACTGGGTGGGCAGCCTTACCGTTCCGCTGTCCCTCCTCATCCTGGCATTCGCCGGCCACGCCACCGACCACTTCCATGTGTTCCACAATGGCATCTTCCATGTGCAGCAGAGGGTTGAGCTGCGCTGGAAGGAGACCCTGAGGTATATCACTCGCAATCCGGGCAGGAAGCTGGCCCGCATCGTGCCGATTCTTGAGATGCACAAGGATCTGGCGCGCGGACAGCGTCGTCGCAGGACGACCTTCGTGGGTTAA
- the LOC120458455 gene encoding oxygen-dependent coproporphyrinogen-III oxidase, producing the protein MNALRHTISLVSLGTFQLVRRTRGPHVRGFLLGTGLGLASFSAVTYAHSAEAVDPKVKGVQMDTSRFMAEPITDSKALLGDKENMRHRMEILIMEIQAEFCRALEAEENCGQKFKVDRWERPEGGGGITCVLQDGDVFEKAGVNISVVTGSLPPAAVQQMRARGKNLKEGASLPFFASGVSAVIHPRNPHVPTIHFNYRYFEVETAKGEKQWWFGGGTDLTPYYLCEKDASHFHQTLKSACDEHDATYYPRFKKWCDDYFRIKHRNESRGIGGIFFDDIDSPNQEAAFNFVSSCAKAVIPSYVPLVRKHKNREYGNNERQWQLLRRGRYVEFNLIYDRGTKFGLYTPGARYESILMSLPLHARWEYMHEPKSQSEEGKLMKVLKNPKDWV; encoded by the coding sequence ATGAACGCGCTCCGTCACACAATATCGCTGGTATCGCTGGGCACCTTTCAACTGGTGCGCCGGACCAGGGGGCCGCATGTCCGGGGCTTTCTCCTCGGCACGGGACTGGGCCTGGCCAGCTTTTCGGCGGTCACGTACGCACATTCCGCGGAGGCGGTCGACCCAAAGGTCAAAGGGGTGCAGATGGACACCTCGCGGTTTATGGCCGAGCCTATCACAGACTCCAAGGCACTGCTGGGCGACAAGGAAAACATGCGTCATCGCATGGAGATCCTGATCATGGAGATCCAGGCGGAGTTTTGCCGCGCTCTGGAGGCGGAGGAGAACTGCGGCCAGAAGTTCAAGGTGGACCGGTGGGAGCGGCCTGAGGGCGGTGGCGGTATCACTTGCGTTCTGCAGGATGGCGATGTATTCGAGAAGGCTGGCGTCAATATATCCGTGGTCACCGGATCCCTGCCCCCGGCTGCAGTGCAGCAGATGCGGGCACGCGGCAAGAACCTGAAAGAAGGCGCCTCATTGCCATTCTTTGCCAGCGGTGTTAGTGCCGTGATCCATCCAAGAAATCCCCATGTACCCACCATCCACTTCAACTATCGTTATTTCGAAGTGGAAACTGCCAAGGGGGAGAAGCAATGGTGGTTTGGTGGCGGCACGGATCTGACGCCCTATTACCTCTGCGAGAAGGACGCCTCCCACTTCCACCAGACCCTGAAGTCCGCCTGCGACGAACACGATGCCACCTACTACCCGCGCTTCAAGAAGTGGTGCGACGACTACTTCCGCATCAAGCACCGCAACGAGAGCCGCGGCATTGGCGGAATCTTTTTCGACGACATCGATTCGCCCAACCAGGAGGCGGCCTTTAACTTTGTGTCAAGCTGCGCCAAGGCCGTGATTCCGTCCTATGTGCCGCTGGTGCGAAAACACAAGAATCGGGAGTACGGCAACAACGAACGCCAGTGGCAATTGCTGCGCCGCGGACGCTACGTGGAGTTTAACCTGATCTACGATCGTGGCACCAAGTTCGGCCTTTACACGCCTGGAGCCCGGTATGAAAGCATCCTGATGTCCCTACCCCTGCACGCCCGCTGGGAGTACATGCACGAACCCAAGTCCCAGTCCGAGGAGGGCAAACTAATGAAGGTCCTCAAGAATCCCAAGGATTGGGTCTAA
- the LOC120458446 gene encoding U1 small nuclear ribonucleoprotein 70 kDa — translation MTQYLPPNLLALFAARDPIPFMPPVDKLPHEKKSRGYLGVAKFMADFEDPKDTPLPKTVETRQERLERRRREKAEQVAYKLEREIALWDPTEIKNATEDPFRTLFIARINYDTSESKLRREFEFYGPIKKIVLIHDQESGKPKGYAFIEYEHERDMHAAYKHADGKKIDSKRVLVDVERARTVKGWLPRRLGGGLGGTRRGGNDVNIKHSGREDNERERERYRLEREREDREGPGRGGGSNGLDARAGRGFGAERRRSRSRERRDRERDRGRGAVASSGRSRSRSRERRKRRAGSRERYDEFDRRDRRDRERERDRDREREKKKKRSKSRERESSRERRERKRERRDRERGTGSGGDVKERKPDFREMDVIKIKEEPIDDGYPTFDYQNATIKREIDDEDEEKYRPPPAHHNMFSVPPPPILGRGNASTNPNPDNGQQGSGDPSWWRQ, via the coding sequence ATGACCCAATATCTGCCGCCGAATCTGCTGGCGCTGTTCGCGGCACGGGATCCCATCCCGTTCATGCCGCCGGTGGACAAGTTGCCGCACGAGAAGAAGTCTCGCGGCTACCTGGGAGTGGCCAAGTTCATGGCCGACTTCGAGGACCCCAAGGACACGCCGCTGCCGAAAACGGTGGAGACGCGTCAGGAGCGACTGGAGCGCCGCCGTCGCGAGAAGGCCGAACAGGTGGCCTACAAGCTGGAGCGGGAGATAGCGCTGTGGGACCCCACAGAGATCAAAAACGCCACGGAGGACCCGTTTCGCACGCTATTCATTGCCCGCATCAACTACGACACCTCCGAGTCAAAGCTGCGACGTGAGTTCGAGTTCTACGGGCCCATCAAGAAGATTGTCCTGATCCACGACCAGGAATCAGGTAAACCCAAGGGCTACGCCTTCATCGAGTACGAGCACGAGCGGGACATGCATGCCGCCTACAAGCACGCCGACGGTAAGAAGATCGACAGCAAGCGCGTCCTGGTGGACGTGGAGCGGGCTCGCACGGTCAAGGGCTGGCTGCCCCGACGGCTGGGCGGCGGTCTGGGTGGAACGCGTCGCGGTGGCAACGATGTCAACATCAAGCACTCCGGCCGCGAGGACAACGAGAGGGAGCGCGAGCGCTACCGGCTGGAGCGGGAGCGTGAGGATCGCGAGGGTCCTGGACGCGGCGGCGGCTCTAATGGCCTGGATGCCCGTGCTGGACGCGGTTTCGGTGCGGAACGTCGACGTTCCCGCTCAAGGGAACGCCGCGACCGTGAACGAGATCGTGGACGGGGCGCTGTGGCTAGCAGCGGCCGCTCGCGCAGCCGTTCCCGCGAGCGCAGAAAACGACGAGCGGGCAGCCGGGAGCGGTACGATGAGTTCGACCGCCGTGATCGGCGAGACAGGGAGCGCGAGCGGGATCGCGATCGCGAGCGtgagaagaaaaagaagcgcTCCAAGTCTCGCGAACGAGAATCCTCCAGGGAGCGTCGCGAACGGAAGCGAGAGCGAAGGGATCGTGAACGCGGCACCGGATCCGGCGGCGATGTCAAGGAGCGCAAGCCCGACTTCCGCGAAATGGACGTCATCAAGATTAAGGAAGAGCCCATCGACGATGGCTATCCCACATTTGACTACCAGAACGCGACCATTAAGCGTGAGATcgacgacgaggatgaggagaaATACCGGCCGCCGCCTGCGCATCACAATATGTTCAGtgtgccgccgccgcccattTTGGGGCGTGGAAATGCCAGCACGAATCCCAATCCCGACAATGGTCAGCAGGGCTCCGGCGACCCGAGTTGGTGGCGTCAGTAG